In a genomic window of Lathamus discolor isolate bLatDis1 chromosome 4, bLatDis1.hap1, whole genome shotgun sequence:
- the CLDN14 gene encoding claudin-14: protein MASSAVQLLGFSLSLLGLIGTLIATILPHWWRTAHVGTNIITAVAYMKGLWMECVWHSTGIYQCQVHHSQLALPRDLQVARAMMVISCVLSVLACVIAVIGMKCTQCAKGTSAKASIAVSGGIVFILAGLVCLVPVSWTTNDVVTDFYNPMLPSGMKYEIGQALYLGFVSASLTILGGALLCTSSQCHGNETPYQTQPSSIRRTAPSYRPPTVYKGNHASSLTSASHSGYRLNDYV, encoded by the coding sequence ATGGCAAGCTCGGCTGTTCAGTTACTTGGCTTCTCCCTAAGCCTGCTCGGCCTAATTGGGACATTAATTGCTACTATTCTGCCACACTGGTGGCGAACGGCACATGTAGGCACCAATATTATAACAGCTGTGGCCTATATGAAAGGGCTTTGGATGGAGTGCGTTTGGCACAGCACTGGTATCTACCagtgccaagtccaccactccCAGTTGGCGCTGCCCCGTGACCTCCAAGTCGCCCGTGCCATGATGGTAATTTCCTGCGTCCTTTCCGTGCTGGCATGTGTGATTGCTGTCATCGGTATGAAGTGCACTCAGTGTGCCAAGGGGACTTCTGCCAAAGCCTCCATCGCGGTCTCTGGTGGGATCGTTTTCATCCTGGCCGGTCTTGTCTGCCTGGTACCTGTTTCTTGGACCACTAACGACGTTGTTACAGATTTCTACAACCCCATGCTTCCCAGCGGGATGAAGTATGAGATAGGTCAAGCTCTTTACCTTGGCTTTGTCTCCGCATCTTTGACGATCCTTGGTggtgctctgctctgcacatcAAGCCAGTGTCATGGGAACGAGACACCTTACCAGACGCAGCCTAGCAGCATAAGAAGGACTGCTCCCTCCTACAGACCACCAACTGTCTACAAGGGAAACCATGCTTCTTCCCTGACATCTGCTTCCCATAGTGGCTACAGATTAAATGACTATGTGTGA